Below is a window of Spodoptera frugiperda isolate SF20-4 chromosome 13, AGI-APGP_CSIRO_Sfru_2.0, whole genome shotgun sequence DNA.
ttctagtCCTTTCACTTTCGTGccactttatatttttttttaatttcctcttTCCTCTCCACAGGACAGCAAGTTCGATCTGTTTCCTCACATAGAAGTATTCTTAGAAGACTATGAAGTAAACTACAGCGAAATCATGAAACACctcaatacaaataatacaagAAAGAAAACTTGGACCTTCTGGAATGCAATGTTCTACTCTGGCACTATATACACAACTATAGGTAATATATACTTCATTATTAAGTTTCCGTTTACATAAGTGTGGAGGAGCTATGCCTCGGCACGAacgggctggctcgaccggagtgatactacggcctcgtagaaaaccgatgtgaaacaatgcttgcgttgttttgcTGTGTGAGTGACGCAAGAGGTTCAATCTTGCACCCCTAAGCCTCAGTTCCCGAAatcttcaaattcctaaccgccaaaagacCAAAGCCTTTAGCACAAATGCGGATCATCAGAAAAAAGCATTTGTACCAAATGCTTTGCGCTCCaccaaatcaaatcactttaatgcatccatagtgtacagtgtggtctagaATACGGtacaataatatgtttaaacTACGGGGTCGTACGCTccccattaaatataaaagaaaatcacgAAAGTAACTCCTACAAATTTAGTTATAGCAAGTTGCAGTTTCACGTATCTTGTTATTTTATCAGgcgtttaaattaaatacggTTTAATATTTAGGGGGAAATTGGTGGAACTACATaatatagattatattttttgttacgggaaatcgggaactatgtggttaaatgCAGACTATTCCACGCGATTTGCCGgaaagtcgcgggctataataaatctgtagaagggtcaattctgctcattaaaaatatagaaaaaataaatagcagggtgttactggatcgataccaaacccaaatatgtgattataattttgtctgtctatatatgttcaggcatcacgtgaaaactaacggtttgatttcgatgaaacttggtataattatgtcttattatcctggacataaaataggttactttttatcctggaaaaatacgtagcttcaaaaaaatctttatttttcagttttattctgctcaacagcagtagctcaatagagggatctccttaattattatgggcctcgccgtatttgggtccaatagatatttataaaatgtcgttgtcagagttactcaaaatggagaaataaaacttccacgcgaagaccgacatccgcgcggacggagtcgcgggcagaagctagttacacATAAAGATGTAAGTATGTATGCATGTCTTTATTTAACGTGTTACGTACATACGCAGTACATTGCAATTCCAATATAAATTGACCTTCCCCGATCAACGTGTTCTAACAAAAAACTTACTGAAATTTCTTTGCGAAGTGTCAAATAACGATGGTCACTTCTGTCGAAAACATTTTCTAGAGTACGAATGCAAACGTGAACCGGACTGAATTTAGGTGTAGATGATTTAAATTTGGAACGCCGCCCGGCTGGCTTGGCGCTCTTCCGCCCAGTACTCCCGCGTCACAAACGTGTGAAACAAAAACTGTGACAACATCATTGAAAGTTCCTTACAAAATAAGTGATAATCATCTCAATAACCAGTTCAACTCCAAAGCCTAACTGTGATAACGCTTCTACGAAGATGTGCTGCAATTCCTTATCAAATGGACGTTTGTTTACGTCCGACTATGTGGGATTTCCAAAATAGATTCTTTTATTAGAATTTTGCTTCGACCCCGTTACAATAAAGAAGTTTGTTGTCTGGTCGTTAAAAAGAGGTAAGTTTACACTTATTGAATTCTTATCATCGTTGGCTTGCCACTTCTTATTTGTGTCATAATATTGGCAGGAGATTTATTATTCACTGCCAAGCTTGATATCGCTCTGTCTTTTTTCGATTGAGTTCAATTCCCTTAGTCTATTGTGAGCGGTTGTGATatcacaacatttttttttcagttacgGTGTGAGTGAAAGTTGGTGGTGATGAGTGATAACGAAACCGAAGAAAAAGTGAAGTTGACACTGACGATTCCTAGAATAAAAGCAGAAACTGAATCACAAACGCTAGGCCAACTTGTGCTAAAATCGCCTGAAATAAGACTAAACGAAGACGAAGAAATAATGGAAGACGACAGGCAAAATATGTCTATAaggaagagacgaaatttgtcgaAAAATCGAGGTCAAGCAGCTAGGCAGAGAGAAAAGACTCCTGAGCCCAGTCGAACCCTAATGCCTCACGAGGACACACCAACTTCAGAAGATGAGGAACCTAAGCTACCACGTCCAAATTCTAGAGAAATTGAAGCTGACAGCACATATGAAGAAATGAAACGTTTGGTACAAGAAAAAGCTAATGTAAAGGATCCTGTATACGACCTGGATACAGACGAGGTACTTGAGCAAAGAGCTATGGCTGCTCAAGAACGTAGACGCAGGAGTATTTCACCCTTTGCCATACCAGACAAAGAGGAACTGGCTAATCTCCTAGAACGTAAAGGAAGCTTCATAGATCCCACTAATAAACTCTTAACAACTAATTATGCTCTGACCCCTAAAGACGAAGACACAACACGACGTAATTCATTAACTATTGAACCTCCAAAAGATCTTAAACATACTCTCTCTACCCCTTCTCCTGTTAGCAGCTCTCCAAAAGAAAATTTTCCTTTTCCCTCAACTCCAAAAAAGCTGGACGAAATTGTGTACCCGGATGAAAAGAAACCAGAAGAATctacaaagaaattaaaaactcctgtaaaaaaagataaagaagAGGTGTTCACATTTGATGACAAAGATATAAAGCAACCTGTTAAAGCAGCCACACCTAAACCAGCTCCAGAGACACCAGCAACACCAGGTGAACTGGTAACAAAAGTGATCCAAATAGAAAGAACTCCGAGTAAGAAATTGGTGGCAGAAAAGAAACCAAATGTGGAAGTTCGTGAAAGAATTGTAAGAACACCTAGTAGAAGATTATCAACAGATATTAAGCCAATCGTCCAGAAACAGCAACCTACTAAGCAAGTAAAGGAAGAAACACAAAGTCGGGTGCCACCGGTAAAACCGGCCCGCAGCAAATCTGCTTCAAGATTTGGGGTCAGTTtctatatgaaaatatttttaatattaataatcgCTTTGTTAATAGCACTTTATTTCCAATTGACATAATCCCAAACCATGCAATACAATGATCACTATGTAAATaggttttcatatttttgtagaaTGAGAGAAGCAACTAATAATTTATCCATAATAACATTTACAGAATAAAACTAGTGAAAGTGAGATGAGTGAGGATCAACATAATGCCAAAGTAGAAGCTTCAAAGCGCAGGGCAATGCCTACACCACGTCGGTACACGAAGAACAAAACGTCACCTAAAGTAAATCGTTCGCAGTCAGTTCACCGCACTCAAGATGTAGTAAGTGTGATAGATAAAACGGGAACAGGTATGAGTCAAACTAGTAGAGAAATCATTGAGTTGATGCAAAAAGCCAGAGCAAGAAGCTTATCCATGCCTAAAGATGATCCCAGACTTCCACCAGAGTACAAGGAAAGTCACAGAACATTAAAAACACCGAATAAAACGCCTACTAACTTAAGACAGTCTAGATCTCGTGGCGTGTCCTGTCCCAAAACTATTCAAATTATCAGTGAAAAGGAAATTTTGTCAGgtttattaaataagaaaacagAAGTAGAGAATCAAAGTAGACAAAGCTCCGGCTATATTGACGCTAGTCAGTCTGAATACACATCGAGCTGCTATTCTTCATCGCCGAGTGAAAACGAATTTGATTTCGATTTGTCAGAGCGGACAGCGGAACTAACTCGCAAACTTAATGTATTAAGTCAAGAAGTAGATAAACGAGAGATGATGACAGGTATTATATTAGGACAAGATAATATTAATGATGTCATCAAGCCCGAAAAAGGCGATACGAAATCAGGGTTAAGAAAAAGGTCAGTAGCTGATTCAAAAACTAAGAGGGAAACTAAAGAGCCTGCACCAGAGAAAAAGGTAAAGAGAAAATCTTTGGATAGCAAAGATAAAGTTATTGTACGATCAAAATGGAAATTTATTGCAAATTGGCAAGATTTTAAACAAGAGCAAAGATTGCATTACAATAGGATTAAAGTATTGATGAACAAGTGTATTTGCGACTTGCTAATACTGATCATAATGTGTGGTCTAGGAGGAATGATGTTCAAAAGTTTAGAAGGATCATTTGAGAATGCATATAAATGCAGTACAAGGAATGTTAAAAGGGATTTTATAGAGAATCTTTGGAGAGGGAGTCATAATCTGCGCGAAGAAGATTGGAAGTCGATGGCAAGGAAGAAGTTGTTTGAGTTTGAGAACCAGCTGCATACAGCCCATGAAGCGGGAGTGACGTCATACAGCGGTCAACCATCTTGGAACTTTATGAACTCATTCGTGTACTGCTTGACGTTAATTACAACAGTCGGTAAGATTACCAGTAATCATTTTAAACATAGTATTACATCTGTACTACTAgtgagttatatttatttatttcttcatcacaaatacagtgaatggcggacttaatgccttaaggcattctctaacagtcaaccatagtaACTATAGTGTTAGTTGCAGGTTATATGAACCGCATTATCACATATGTAACACTGTAGTAGGTATTGTTTTTTCACATTTCAATATCGAAACCTAATAACAATAATAGTAGCTTGAGTAATCGATCTTAATAAAAATGAAGtagatgaaattaatattttcaattattttcctAGTAGACATTATAGAACATTCTGgtttgtaattaaaaacgttaaacatgtgattttttttcatttatattacctatttatagtttCTCATTTCATTTGAAATTAGCAGCATTATAATTTTCTCTATCTTGTTAGTTTTCTTCAGTGTAGACACCTGTTTCTTTATAAGATACAGGAGATTGACTGATGATCTGAACTAGAtctttaagttttttatttattactgattTATGTATTCCAGGTTATGGCCACATAGCTCCAAAGACAGTATACGGTCGAGTAGCGACGATAGTCTACGCTACTATCGGTATACCTCTGTTCCTGATCCTCTTAGCTGACTTCGGTAAACTCTTCACGAGGGTCATCAAGTTCTTCTGGGCCTTCATCAGAAGATTCTACTATACCAGGAGTTGCAGGAAGGTCAGGAGGACCATGCCAGTGCAGGTAATTCAATaacttcagttttttttttacttatttgtagtataacacaaatggtgaaaagtatccggagctgcggactacctaacgggtttatcggggctccggctcgaaaagcaggaataggaacagggtggtttttagtcagtaagaatctgacacttcctctcgccttgcccaaggcgggagaagacattggatgattttccccctcaaaaaaaaaagatgttgaaaagtgggtgtacattgtactgtagcattaagtgccgtaatgtgtaagtgctcctctgcctaccccttcagggataaaaggcgtgacgttactttgtAATATACAAGAATACAcagcaaaacaaaaacattgtcaATTTAcaagttgaataaaatatttataatacctacttaatattatcGAAGTAATTTATCATCGTAATCTGAAGtgtataaaataagaaaatttgcGATAATGATACTGAGATATTGGTCGTTGTTATGACTATTAAGAAATAAAGTCAAAACACTGATTAAGTCACGTTTTGTATTAAAGTTTTAGAGTTAGATCTTAATAGCAGTAGCACGCAGTCTAGGATTAAGCGTGCAATGACATTTAATATGAAGGTACCTTTATACGCATATGCGTGATTTTTGAGTTTGAAAGATATAATGTCCCATATTGCGAGTTAACAAGGTAAATTCCATTGCTGGCCATCCCTTTCATACTTGGTTTTAGCTGTAATTACGTGGCTGACCGCACGCTTCGCTGGCATGCGCCACGCATTATAGTATTTAAGCCGTATTTATCCAACATAAACGCAGCCTGGGTGGTTGTATGGTCGCACGGACCGAGTACATGGTTTCCAATTCCTTGTCTCGTTTCAACGGGATTATTCcaagtttcatttttaaaattgtattaataagTGTTAATTATGAGATGAAATGTTTAGCAATAGCTAGTCTAAACAATAATATCTTTTCCTACCTCTACCAAACTCACAAtcacattattaaaatttcaggAAGTAATGAAGGGTCTGAACATCATGTACGATGTCGTTCGACGTCCCTCACAAATATTCAACGAGGAAGACATAGAAGAGGGCTCAAGTCACCAGCCACCAGTCGTCGGTAGAAAGCTGAGTGAGGTCCCCCCACCACTACCTCCAAAACCTGGCACTCCAAGAGACATAGACAATGAAACTGATCTGGAAACTCCAGCACCATCCGTCTTCGAAATAGACGATGAGTTCAACTTACCGATTTCTGTCGCCGTGATCATCTTACTCGTCTACATCAATCTCGGGGCATTCGTCTACAGCTTATGGGAAAAATGGACCTTCTTCGAGTCGTTCTACTTCATATTCATATCGATATCCACAATCGGTTTGGGTGACTTAGTCCCTGACCATCCAATGTTCATGATGGCGTCCATACTATACTTAGTGTTCGGTTTTGCTTTAACCTCTATGTTCATTAACGTAGTACAATTAAAACTGTCCAATACATTCAAACAGGCTAGTGCTAAGCTCGGGGCTACGATTGGTCTAAAATTGGCTGAAGAGGATGGCAGTCTTGTGCCTATAACTCCACCTCCAACAGAAATTGTTCCTGTACATAAACCAAAAAGTGAGACAGATGACAGTAAAAGCAAAGAAGCTGACGATGATGATAATAAGAATAGGTAattagatataataattaataataaagaagtatttattaatgaaatcgTGTCTGAAATAATAAGATTCGATTTACAATAGaaggtaatttttatttgaaactggGATAAGAAGCGCCAATGTAATAGATTGTACAACTAATCAAGTACGCAGACCGTGCCAAATTGTATACCGTCGTTGCCATAAAGTTGTGAGAACCGATGAATTGTTAgtaggtaattaggtattatgtaatttaaaccaATCTACTAATGTGTTTGTTGCTGtgtgaaaataaagattttttacacgtttctcttgttttatttatactattacGTTTGGCCTCTATCTCGCCTAATgttaagtgatgatgcggcctacgatggagcacgtctgcccataagcaaccttttcactcgggctttgaagatacccaggttatacccatcaggacacacaattttcgtgagacatactaaattaactaaaaatcacggctgAATCACGTATTATTGTTGTAGAAATGCTCATGATGAGGAGTTTctttgtgacttgaaactaatagaaCTTCTCtgcattaataatacgtgattTTTATctaacatactaaattactgaactcgactagttttaagggtggtggaatgctgctcatgaatatgagtctctagcatggattgaaactagtcgagtctcTCATCAAATAATTACGCGTGTAAGCCGAAAAACTTAATTGTTCGATACCGGAATTTAACATGGACAAAATAACCAGCTATCAATTTACATTACACTCAAGTTTTACTGAAGTTTGATGTTATTTTCTGACAGTTTCCATTATAGTTCCATTAGATTGATGAAACTatagtattaattttgttagtaacttttgtttttaaactacttAATATCAACGCGTATTTCTCTACCATTATCACGTGCTAAATTAAAGCAAACCTTGATTttggtgtgtttacaaaccTACTAATTTCCATGCACATGACACAAAGAtatgctccgtgcaggaatcaagtccgctacacattgcacggcagccagttgctcagccaccgcatcaaccgtgcagtcagtgacgcaaatattgaaagttttaaaatcgGATATCAGGCTGTGATTTAGATTAGATAGACATTGTAGCATATAAAATGGCTACTACCTTATAATAAAGTATTGTATTCATTTTAATGAACGATTAGTTTGCATGTTTCTTCAAGAAATAACAAGCTCAAT
It encodes the following:
- the LOC118270317 gene encoding uncharacterized protein LOC118270317, which translates into the protein MSDNETEEKVKLTLTIPRIKAETESQTLGQLVLKSPEIRLNEDEEIMEDDRQNMSIRKRRNLSKNRGQAARQREKTPEPSRTLMPHEDTPTSEDEEPKLPRPNSREIEADSTYEEMKRLVQEKANVKDPVYDLDTDEVLEQRAMAAQERRRRSISPFAIPDKEELANLLERKGSFIDPTNKLLTTNYALTPKDEDTTRRNSLTIEPPKDLKHTLSTPSPVSSSPKENFPFPSTPKKLDEIVYPDEKKPEESTKKLKTPVKKDKEEVFTFDDKDIKQPVKAATPKPAPETPATPGELVTKVIQIERTPSKKLVAEKKPNVEVRERIVRTPSRRLSTDIKPIVQKQQPTKQVKEETQSRVPPVKPARSKSASRFGNKTSESEMSEDQHNAKVEASKRRAMPTPRRYTKNKTSPKVNRSQSVHRTQDVVSVIDKTGTGMSQTSREIIELMQKARARSLSMPKDDPRLPPEYKESHRTLKTPNKTPTNLRQSRSRGVSCPKTIQIISEKEILSGLLNKKTEVENQSRQSSGYIDASQSEYTSSCYSSSPSENEFDFDLSERTAELTRKLNVLSQEVDKREMMTGIILGQDNINDVIKPEKGDTKSGLRKRSVADSKTKRETKEPAPEKKVKRKSLDSKDKVIVRSKWKFIANWQDFKQEQRLHYNRIKVLMNKCICDLLILIIMCGLGGMMFKSLEGSFENAYKCSTRNVKRDFIENLWRGSHNLREEDWKSMARKKLFEFENQLHTAHEAGVTSYSGQPSWNFMNSFVYCLTLITTVGYGHIAPKTVYGRVATIVYATIGIPLFLILLADFGKLFTRVIKFFWAFIRRFYYTRSCRKVRRTMPVQEVMKGLNIMYDVVRRPSQIFNEEDIEEGSSHQPPVVGRKLSEVPPPLPPKPGTPRDIDNETDLETPAPSVFEIDDEFNLPISVAVIILLVYINLGAFVYSLWEKWTFFESFYFIFISISTIGLGDLVPDHPMFMMASILYLVFGFALTSMFINVVQLKLSNTFKQASAKLGATIGLKLAEEDGSLVPITPPPTEIVPVHKPKSETDDSKSKEADDDDNKNR